The Littorina saxatilis isolate snail1 linkage group LG15, US_GU_Lsax_2.0, whole genome shotgun sequence genome contains a region encoding:
- the LOC138948524 gene encoding uncharacterized protein, with protein sequence METPGEEDPSSHDTIPHTVPHPPSSHDTIPHTVPHPPSSHDTIPHTVSHPPSSHDTIPHTVPHPPSFHDTIPHTVPHPPDGIASPTNSAEDFTQPPVDLSLASDHNTPRGTVQHHDYHHSTVPKQLAQPMDMEASFPQDMMEASVRGAVAPGYTFNSNHPQLEIHNHSEGPTNIADTINSSNYIKNFHNQVHNDNRVHNDNRVLNQINEHHVYQHRPRITNNVFYAVTAGEQRNPLLALTDAMDHGALAGEDDEAVDNIINTDSFRRALHILTAGERLLLLSAHPGLTRQSFLSALRRHYRKKGYTVYDLSCVSDWDKKGPVERGSLVIFECAFGDVRFDREQYHRFYKHSLYSINSLTTKLVFVVYPPVLLELQQFDRASVRPLLSSVGLVELGQDPLLSVEPYADLLVRMLRDPNHGLILAALFALTMRSQGFFSDNTGQAQPPLERLGFSDYSDAQLEEYASLLKGFLLVHRGRGFITREVYDAVGLAFANTYLKSVLVQVCDTMHLVQFVRTEHPVEKDPLLMRRMYEEMIRGRLPEMIQHPCLHSEQFLCGFEAFCRENNCLQAVIGALDPDHKLPLLYWSVWGPSDRLTEWCLRMTKEQNTDSNIMSDHVHSAAFGTALLKALQISNSSHMFRQLLSKIADKSYAGNMHLPLPSTGKRHTVELRSVCDKILSGLRTSLFRYLDVFIQENLITANIKDDIIHISFPRQHVYLTYRLLTDQQVDEQDREGNTLLHLAAEAGHLEAIKMAVRSGASLTVKNEAGKTPPQLAKQRLDQHNYDTQCQEKWTRSMFAACKVCDDTTVKDCFCYHTTVDSKGKNGLTPLHIASNNCHADIASLLVDLDANLNATAKSGLTPLHYACRGQCLETMQLLVERGGLVNAVDRKGITPLHTVCKQGDTDIAELLILHNAHVDAKTSVGWTPLHHACFQGKTDIAQLLIQSGADINTSCKGQTPLYLACARHNTDIVRLLVANRAHINVINVYNETPLHCACNGNNADIVRLLINHGADVNNQNTSCSETALHGACQRGNTDVVRLLLGCKDTVSVSDDEGKRPSTVLCEPPAKVDINMKDNQGVTALNRACEAGHTETVRLLLQRDDIDVNAASDGCWSPLRVASILGKTDIAQLLLLHNADVNMSDALDLTPLTLACMYGHRDVVRLLLRHGADVNISDALDRTALHFACEDNRHNIAHLLLQHGANVNITDKVGKKLLLQACTHGNHDIVQYALQHNADMNKEARVLYNALKRAQKHGHREIVQLLQQYKSPSHPDSVPRQPSLQLSAQ encoded by the exons ATGGAAACTCCCGGAGAGGAGGACCCCTCTTCTCACGACACCATTCCACACACTGTGCCTCACCCTCCCTCTTCTCACGACACCATTCCACACACTGTGCCACACCCTCCCTCTTCTCACGACACCATTCCACACACTGTGTCACACCCTCCCTCTTCTCACGACACCATTCCACACACTGTGCCGCACCCTCCCTCTTTTCACGACACCATTCCACACACTGTGCCACACCCACCCGATGGTATCGCCAGCCCTACCAACAGTGCTGAGGACTTTACACAGCCTCCAGTCGACCTCTCTCTGGCTTCTGACCACAACACTCCACGAGGCACGGTGCAGCACCATGACTATCATCACTCTACCGTGCCAAAACAACTGGCTCAGCCCATGGACATGGAAGCGTCGTTTCCTCAGGACATGATGGAAGCCAGTGTTAGAGGAGCGGTGGCACCAGGCTACACATTCAATTCCA ATCATCCGCAGCTGGAAATCCACAATCACTCAGAGGGCCCCACCAACATCGCTGATACCATCAACAGTTCCAACTACATCAAGAATTTTCACAACCAGGTTCACAATGACAACCGGGTTCACAATGACAACCGGGTTCTCAACCAGATCAACGAGCATCACGTGTATCAGCACAGACCTCGCATTACTAATAATGTGTTCTATGCTGTCACTGCTGGAGAACAACGTAACCCTTTGCTGGCCCTGACAG ATGCCATGGATCATGGAGCACTGGCTGGGGAAGACGACGAGGCAGTTGACAACATTatcaacacagacagcttcagaAGGGCGCTGCACATCCTGACAGCAGGGGAACGTCTGCTGTTACTGTCAGCACACCCAGGTCTTACCAGACAGTCTTTTCTCTCCGCTCTACGCCGTCACTACCGTAAGAAGGGCTACACAGTGTATGATCTCAGCTGTGTCAGTGACTGGGATAAGAAGGGGCCTGTAGAGAGGGGGAGTCTTGTGATTTTTGAATGTGCCTTTGGGGATGTCCGCTTTGACAGGGAACAGTACCACAGGTTCTATAAGCACAGTTTGTACAGCATCAATAGTCTGACCACCAAGCTTGTCTTTGTTGTCTATCCCCCCGTGCTGCTTGAGCTTCAGCAGTTTGATCGTGCCTCTGTCCGTCCTCTGCTGAGCAGCGTGGGGCTTGTAGAACTAGGTCAAGATCCTCTTCTTTCAGTTGAGCCCTACGCAGATCTCCTGGTGCGCATGCTCCGTGACCCCAATCATGGACTGATACTGGCAGCCCTTTTTGCTCTGACCATGCGCAGTCAAGGCTTCTTCTCGGACAACACGGGTCAAGCACAACCACCATTGGAACGTCTTGGTTTCAGCGACTACTCGGACGCTCAGCTAGAGGAGTATGCCAGTCTCCTGAAAGGTTTCCTTCTGGTACACAGAGGAAGAGGGTTCATCACCAGAGAAGTCTATGATGCTGTTGGACTGGCCTTTGCTAACACTTACCTGAAGTCAGTACTGGTGCAAGTTTGTGACACCATGCATCTCGTGCAGTTTGTGCGAACAGAACACCCAGTTGAGAAAGACCCTCTGCTAATGCGAAGAATGTACGAGGAAATGATTAGAGGACGTCTGCCTGAGATGATTCAGCACCCCTGTCTTCACAGCGAACAGTTTCTGTGTGGATTTGAGGCGTTCTGCAGAGAGAACAACTGCCTGCAAGCTGTCATTGGTGCACTGGATCCTGACCACAAATTGCCTCTGCTTTACTGGTCAGTGTGGGGACCGTCTGACCGTCTGACTGAATGGTGCCTCAGGATGACCAAAGAACAGAACACGGACAGCAACATCATGTCTGACCACGTCCATTCTGCAGCCTTCGGGACTGCCCTGCTGAAAGCTCTCCAGATCAGCAATAGTTCACACATGTTTCGTCAACTTTTGAGTAAGATTGCTGACAAATCTTACGCAGGGAACATGCACCTTCCTTTGCCATCCACAGGTAAACGACACACAGTGGAATTACGCTCAGTGTGTGACAAGATTTTATCAGGCCTCAGGACAAGTCTTTTCCGGTACCTTGATGTTTTTATCCAAGAAAATCTCATCACTGCAAACATCAAGGATGACATCATTCACATCTCTTTCCCACGTCAACATGTGTACCTGACATATCGACTCCTGACAGACCAACAGGTGGACGAACAAGACAGAGAAGGAAACACCTTGCTCCACCTGGCGGCAGAAGCAGGACACCTGGAGGCGATCAAAATGGCGGTCAGGAGTGGAGCCTCACTGACGGTGAAAAACGAGGCAGGTAAGACACCGCCACAGCTGGCAAAACAACGACTTGACCAACACAACTACGACACACAATGCCAAGAGAAATGGACACGTTCCATGTTTGCTGCATGCAAAGTATGTGACGACACAACTGTCAAAGACTGTTTTTGTTACCATACCACAGTTGACAGCAAAGGCAAGAATGGCTTGACTCCACTGCACATTGCATCTAACAACTGTCATGCTGATATCGCTTCTCTTCTAGTGGACCTGGACGCGAACCTTAACGCCACGGCCAAGTCGGGATTAACTCCACTGCACTATGCATGTCGTGGACAATGCCTGGAGACAATGCAACTACTTGTTGAGAGAGGAGGCCTTGTGAATGCTGTGGACCGTAAAGGAATTACTCCTCTACACACAGTATGTAAACAGGGTGACACAGACATCGCTGAGCTTCTTATCCTGCACAATGCACATGTTGATGCGAAGACTTCTGTCGGCTGGACGCCTCTGCATCACGCTTGTTTCCAAGGAAAGACAGACATTGCACAGCTTCTGATACAGTCCGGGGCCGACATCAACACATCATGTAAAGGTCAAACTCCACTCTACTTGGCATGCGCACGTCACAACACAGACATTGTGAGACTACTCGTCGCCAACAGAGCACACATCAACGTGATAAACGTTTACAACGAAACACCGCTACACTGTGCATGTAATGGGAATAACGCAGACATCGTGCGACTCCTCATCAACCACGGGGCTGATGTCAACAATCAGAACACGTCATGCAGTGAAACTGCTCTACACGGTGCATGCCAGCGTGGTAATACAGACGTCGTACGTTTGCTGCTTGGATGCAAGGACACTGTCAGCGTGAGTGATGACGAAGGTAAACGCCCTTCCACTGTGCTGTGTGAACCACCGGCAAAGGTTGACATCAACATGAAGGACAACCAGGGTGTGACTGCTCTGAACAGGGCGTGTGAAGCTGGTCACACAGAGACCGTACGTCTACTTTTGCAACGGGACGACATCGACGTCAACGCAGCAAGTGATGGCTGCTGGTCCCCATTACGAGTGGCCAGCATACTTGGTAAAACAGACATCGCTCAGCTTCTTCTGCTCCACAACGCTgatgtcaacatgtctgatgcACTTGATCTGACACCCCTGACCTTGGCCTGTATGTATGGTCATCGTGACGTCGTTCGCCTCCTCCTGCGGCACGGTGCAGACGTGAACATTTCTGACGCACTTGATAGGACAGCCCTGCATTTTGCTTGTGAGGATAACCGCCACAACATCGCTCATCTCCTGCTGCAGCACGGTGCGAACGTGAACATTACTGACAAGGTCGGTAAGAAACTCCTATTGCAGGCCTGTACACACGGCAACCACGATATCGTTCAATACGCCTTGCAGCACAACGCCGATATGAACAAGGAAGCACGTGTGTTGTATAATGCACTGAAGAGAGCCCAAAAACACGGTCACAGAGAAATCGTGCAGCTGCTCCAGCAGTACAAGTCTCCCAGTCATCCTGACAGTGTTCCCCGGCAGCCGTCACTACAACTATCAGCACAGTGA